In Leptolyngbya sp. NIES-2104, the genomic window ACCTTTAACGACTTCTTCCGGTGGTTGCGCGATAATGGCTATCTCAATCCGCGATTCTGGATCGATGGTGGCGTGATTGCACTCTTGCCCAAAGTTGCGATGGTGCTCGGATCTTATCTCTTAGCATGGTTCTTGAGAGTCTACTTCCCGTTTAGCTGGAGTTGGGCAATGTCTTCGGGGTTAGTGATGGGAAGTTCTGGATTGTTCTTCCTCAAAGGACTGTACCGATTCGATATGCCACAATTCCCGTTCCGCATTTTAGGAAGCTCTCTACCGGAACTCGGTAGCGCGATTCAAGCAAGTGGCGCACTTAATCCGATTTCTGCCAGTGTGGTGATTCCGTTTATTCTGCTTGCGTTATTGTTAGGAAATTCTCAGGGTCGATCATTTGCGATCGGAACCACGATCGGGGTCACGGCATTCCTGGGAATTAGTGCGATCGTTGATCCACAACTGATGTGGCTGGGGGGTGGCTTGATCGGTCGAACTTATCTTGTCGTTCAAGCGATCCTCTGTTTTGGACTGGCAAGACTCGCTCTACAAGCAGGAGAACGAACGGTATGACTGTGACAGGTGTAATTCAGCGTAAAGGATTTGGAACGGGGGCTTGGGCGATCGATGCCGAGAATGGCAAGTCGTACGAGTTGCACAATCCCCCCAAAGAACTGCAAGAAGCGGGTCTCAAAGTCAAAGTGGAAGGTGAGGTCCGTGATGATGTGATGAGTTTTGCCATGATTGGGCAAATTCTCGAAGTGAAGCAGTTTGAGATTCTATGAGCGGTTTAGCGCGACCGATCTTTTTGACGAGCCAGAAGACGATCGCGCAGTCCTGCTGATGGAAAACGTTGTTCATTTTCTGCTCGAACTCCTTTAGCAAGTTGCTGCTGTTGTTCCAAATAACGGTCTATCTCGTCTCGATTTCGCAAGTAGTAGCTAATCACAGCATATACATCCGCTAAATCAAGTGAGGAGTATTGTGCTGCGATTTCTTCTGCTGTTGCTCCTTGCTGAAAAGCATGAATCAATGTTTCTAGAGTCACTCTCGTTCCACCCACAAGAATCACGCCGTCTGCGTTTTTAGCCAACGGAACAGATTGAGCCGCGATCGGGAATATAAACGGCATATACAAAAGCTCAAAGTTGGAATGCTCCTTGATCGTATAGTATTCCTAATGCAAGCGGACTGAAGGACTGTGAAGTTTTTGGCGGATGAGAATTTGAAAGGATCGCTTGTGCGAGGATTGCGCTACCAGCGACCTGATCTGGATCTAGTGCGGGTTCAAGATATTGGTTTGTCTGGTGCAGATGATCCAACTGTATTAGAATGGGCAGCGCAAGCAGGGCGGGTTTTGATTACACATGATGTGAAGACAATCACGAAATACGCCTACGATAGACTATCGCAAGGTTTGGGAATGCCTGGAGTGATTGAGGTGAACGATCGGAGTGCGATCGCTCAGTGTATTTCAGATATTCTTTTGCTTGCTGAGTTTGAGGAAGAATGCTGGGGGCAAATTCGATATGTTCCCCTTTGATCTAAAAAAGTGCAACCGAGAAGGTAAAAATTCCTGTCTCAGTTGCACTTTTTGTTTTGATAGATTCTACAAGCTACTGTGGGTCTTGATTCACCGGAACTAACTTGTAGAGCGTTTCACCGTTCGGCTTATCTGCTGGAGGTGCAGCCGCTGGTAGATTGACAATTCGTTGCGCTGGAACCTGAACATCATTCGCGAGCGCTTTCACTGCATTCACTGCATTTGTCACAGTTTTCATTGTTCCACTCACACCCTCTGCGGTTTGTCGGACTGTACTCACAGTACTTCTCACCGTTTGGCTCACGTTTGTGGTCACGCTACTCACCGCATCATTCACATCTTTGGCAGAACCATCAATGTTTTCAGCAACACTGCTCACCGAACTGCCAATCTGCTGAACGGCTTCATTGAGATTGTCAGCCGTAGATTTCGCGGTTCCTCCCACGTTTCTAATCGTTCGATTAAATCGCGCTGTTGTTTCTGGGGTCAAAAGCGCTGCGACCAAACCGCCCAAAAGTGCCCCGATCGAGGCTCCAATGACAATTCTGGTCAAACCGCTTCCGTTCCCCGGATCATCATCTCCTGGTGAGTAGCTAGAACCATTCACCGGAGGGGTTTCTGCTGTTGAGAACTGATTGCTATTCACCACGATCGCAGGTCTCCTAATTTGCTCACTTGAAGGGTTGAATCAGTCTGTTCGCTCAAACGTCTCATAGTAACTGGTAGTGGTTGGATCGACTGCGGCTTCCTCGCTCATGCCTGAGTATCCGTAAGACGGCTCTGCGTCCATTCCAGACGGCTGCATCGAATCGATGTCCATCTCGATCGACTTGCTTGGCATTCCTTGATCCATCATCGATTGTCCTGTGGTCGCAACATCGTTGATGGTTTGGCTGGTTGTTCTTCCGGTTTGGTCGATCGCATTTGCAGTTGTAGAAGCAGCTTGCTGTGTGCCTTTGCTAATTGCTTCACCCGTTTGCTGAATCACATTGGAGGTGCTGGATGCGACTTGCTGAACGCCTTGTGCGACGTTCTGTGCAACTTCAGATGTTCCACCGACAACGGCGTAGCTTACACCATCTCCAATGCTTTGTGCGGCTTCTCCAAGACCTTTTGCGGTTGTTCCCAGTCCTTCACCGATCGTGCCGAGTGCTTTGCCAAATCCTTTAGAAGCGCGGTTGAATCCTTGAGACAGTTTTTTACCAGCTAAAAGTCCGATCGATGCACCGATCAGTCCGCCGATTAATGCTCTTGTAAGCGGGGAGTTAGAGGAACTGTCCGATTTGATTTCGGGTTGATTGTTCGTTGCGGGTTGGCTACTTGTTTGAGGTTGGTAGGTGCTTGATGTCGAACGGTATTCTGATGGTGGTGTAGACACCGAGGGTTGAGAATTGCTGGCTTGAGTTGTAGAGAATTGATTTTCGCTTACCATGATGTATTTCCTAAAGCAAAGCTTGTTAATTCATGAATGACAAAGTGCATTGCCATCTACAGCAAAGCTAACGGCTTTACTTTAGGAGAAAATGCCTCTAAAGGCTGACTTATCTTTATTCGCAACTAACCAAA contains:
- a CDS encoding DUF433 domain-containing protein, with product MPFIFPIAAQSVPLAKNADGVILVGGTRVTLETLIHAFQQGATAEEIAAQYSSLDLADVYAVISYYLRNRDEIDRYLEQQQQLAKGVRAENEQRFPSAGLRDRLLARQKDRSR
- a CDS encoding DUF5615 family PIN-like protein, producing MKFLADENLKGSLVRGLRYQRPDLDLVRVQDIGLSGADDPTVLEWAAQAGRVLITHDVKTITKYAYDRLSQGLGMPGVIEVNDRSAIAQCISDILLLAEFEEECWGQIRYVPL